One stretch of Glandiceps talaboti chromosome 7, keGlaTala1.1, whole genome shotgun sequence DNA includes these proteins:
- the LOC144438081 gene encoding uncharacterized protein LOC144438081, which yields MLIIMKNYYVSLSDADNFLGNTHSKLKAVKCNKALWKVLANIAQEQSATYEEMSANQKIRETGAEVRKDSSRGLLVGGSLTQVQDFELTLTTERMERTLNTASKGDQKGKILENFSAEIAPWVFLFCPGITSHMEDVKRVARVTVNQYENVDTVHGRTLDHLLKAESVLSSIAFRGTQPLKESVSQHNTASSRRSLEQIHTSSHLKHADKLRSRDTQPSPTPGTTDITTCLDELHYSMKTSEGIKVSIYLSDITQEKADVIVNAANDRLQHYGGVAQAISECGGPIIQRECTEFIRKRGPLTAGDVFDSSAGDLNCNFVLHAVGPICYASVNVARVAQELEETLLRVLEIAHQDNARSIAFPAISSGVYGMPVDLCARVFYNAVAIFSERHLSTRLQDIRIVINEEHAVGTFILEFFNAEEQRLVDDSLEATDDDLEAAAYPKRSSDLPSSGASSSSNGLRSSTQRQTPAPRPETFKKIETADSGGFNGVKSGNKSLTNDAPTGQKALPSQVSGSHQQAMSMQHVELASDVSSIASDLERKDTCDVCTNSGVSLMEMNCCKNPLCKKCFNRHFEQNGKCPFCTKVVCLKEGNQPKGEMNQRVEKDSHLPGFDGAGTIVIAYDFPDGVQTKPRLLNYIHSDPGETSPSRTALYRHL from the exons ATGCTTATTATTATGAAGAATTATTATGTATCATTATCAGATGCTGACAACTTTCTTGGAAACACTCACAGTAAGCTTAAAGCAGTGAAGTGTAATAAG GCATTATGGAAAGTGTTGGCAAACATTGCTCAAGAACAATCAGCTACTTATGAAGAAATGTctgcaaatcagaaaataaggGAAACGGGTGCAGAGGTGAGAAAGGATTCCTCTCGGGGTTTGCTTGTCGGAGGTTCCCTCACACAAGTTCAAGATTTTGAATTAACGTTAACAACAGAGCGAATGGAAAGGACACTGAATACTGCTTCCAAGGGGGATCAGAAAGGAAAG ATATTGGAAAACTTCTCAGCAGAAATAGCACCATGGGTGTTTCTTTTCTGTCCAGGCATTACAAGTCATATGGAAGATGTAAAGAGAGTTGCTCGTGTCACGGTtaatcaatatgaaaatgttgacaCAGTGCATGGCAGAACATTGGATCATTTGCTGAAAGCAGAATCTGTTCTGAGTTCTATTGCTTTCAGAGGAACACAGCCTTTAAAAGAGTCAGTCTCACAACATAACACAGCCAGTTCAAGAAGAAGTCTGGAACAGATTCATACATCATCACATTTGAAGCATGCAGACAAACTGCGATCACGAGACACCCAGCCTTCTCCTACTCCTGGGACTACTGACATCACTACTTGCCTTGATGAATTGCATTACTCAATGAAAACATCTGAAGGAATTAAGGTTTCCATTTACCTAAGTGACATCACACAAGAAAAGGCTGATGTCATTGTTAATGCAGCAAATGATCGTTTGCAACATTATGGTGGTGTTGCTCAAGCTATTTCTGAATGTGGGGGACCTATCATTCAGCGTGAATGTACTGAATTTATACGCAAACGTGGACCATTGACAGCTGGGGATGTATTTGACTCATCTGCTGGTGATCTTAATTGCAACTTTGTGTTACATGCAGTAGGACCAATTTGTTATGCAAGTGTGAATGTAGCAAGAGTAGCACAAGAGCTTGAGGAAACTTTACTGCGAGTTTTGGAGATTGCACACCAAGATAATGCCCGTTCGATTGCCTTTCCAGCAATTAGTTCAG GAGTTTATGGAATGCCTGTAGATCTCTGTGCCAGAGTGTTTTACAATGCAGTTGCAATATTTTCAGAAAGACATTTGTCAACCAGGTTACAAGATATTCGCATTGTGATAAATGAGGAACATGCAGTTGGTACCTTTATCCTGGAGTTTTTCAATGCTGAGGAACAGAGGCTCGTAGATGACAGCTTAGAGGCAACTGATGACGATTTAGAGGCAGCTGCCTATCCGAAGAGATCAAGTGATTTGCCGTCCAGTGGTGCAAGCAGTTCAAGTAATGGATTGAGATCATCAACTCAACGTCAAACTCCAGCACCACGTCCCGAAACATTCAAGAAAATTGAAACAGCTGATTCAGGAGGATTTAATGGTGTCAAGAGTGGTAACAAATCTCTCACAAACGATGCGCCGACGGGACAAAAAGCCTTACCATCACAAGTTTCTGGTAGTCATCAGCAAGCAATGTCAATGCAACATGTTGAACTTGCAAGCGATGTTTCTAGTATTGCATCTGATTTGGAAAGGAAGGATACTTGTGATGTTTGCACCAACAGTGGAGTTAGTCTGATGGAAATGAACTGTTGCAAGAATCCATTGTGTAAAAAGTGCTTCAATcgtcattttgaacaaaatggAAAGTGTCCATTTTGTACCAAAGTAGTATGTCTCAAGGAAGGCAACCAACCAAAAGGTGAAATGAATCAGCGTGTTGAGAAAGATAGCCATCTTCCTGGCTTTGATGGCGCAGGTACTATTGTTATCGCATATGACTTTCCTGATGGTGTTCAAACG AAGCCACGTTTACTGAATTATATCCATTCTGATCCAGGAGAGACATCCCCATCCAGGACGGCATTATACAGGCACCTATAG
- the LOC144438082 gene encoding uncharacterized protein LOC144438082, translating into MTGLNVWLHNLTNGLSVEDVSSYLRRQVKGGSTEWVLALDGDARHALVTFQRKYDADNFIEGSHGIFKKAEQLDDILWNVRGYVAKEYMRKVCKMKEDQSKGIKNYDVDINIYPTQNVKVSGRLSSLRKLEKLLTTPQGSTPVFDTCHAMPIPYVTSLMTEGNIISLGKQTGVTITKDRDGTMTLVSKSLDGMNRLEEDLLDFCKIKPRQSQIRRTKDYSVATYPGVIPKDYTDQAYKVRGRPEGLPTLESLSTQDVNMKKCLAESHFTCKTTEGIQISIYRGDITREKADVIVNSANHELRHERGVALALLQAAGSQMQRDCDDYVRRHGLLSVCQVCCTSPGRLNCKHIMHVVGPVWEVRDSTLCANQLSRTIWNMLREANHKQASSLVTPMICSGIHGVPLEICATVFRKTLDKFSTEYGMSMWLRHIKIVNDDPAAVTGFIVHFVEKSSRDVGGTVAGSSSNRDWSSTRPSKPPCSKPNVGSGGSGAYDTGNMRSKQSFDLSGAASSAASVSSRSTSTSTQSISPSLTTQDIASSSGRGDCQICTNSGVSLKSMKCCKNTICTTCFDHHFGNDGKCPFCTLVVFLMKGNQPFGKMDIYTDKHDSLEGYEGKGVITITYNFSDGTQGKNHPNPGKRYSGTTRRAYLPANSEGQSVLKLLKRAFDMGLLFTIGKSVTTGQDNCVVWNDVHHKTSKTGGPARYGYPDPTYLRRVKEELAAKGIK; encoded by the exons ATGACGGGTCTAAACGTCTGGCTCCATAATCTTACTAATGGTTTGTCTGTGGAAGACGTGAGCTCTTACTTAAGAAGACAGGTCAAAGGAGGGTCAACTGAGTGGGTTCTTGCCTTAGACGGTGATGCAAGACACGCACTGGTAACCTTTCAACGTAAATATG ATGCTGATAATTTCATAGAAGGAAGTCATGGAATTTTCAAAAAGGCCGAACAATTGGACGAT ATATTATGGAATGTTCGGGGCTATGTAGCTAAGGAATACATGAGAAAAGTATGCAAAATGAAAGAAGACCAATCTAAAGGGATTAAGAATTACGATgttgatatcaacatttatcCCACTCAAAATGTCAAAGTATCGGGTCGATTATCCAGTCTCCGTAAACTTGAAAAACTACTAACCACACCGCAAG GCTCAACACCA GTATTTGACACTTGCCATGCCATGCCCATACCCTACGTCACTTCCTTGATGACAGAAGGAAATATAATATCTCTCGGAAAACAGACAGGTGTAACAATCACTAAGGACAGAGATGGGACAATGACACTTGTATCAAAGTCTCTGGATGGAATGAACAGGTTAGAAGAAGACCTCCTTGATTTCTGCAAGATCAAACCAAGACAAAGTCAAATAAGAAGAACTAAAGATTACTCTGTGGCTACATATCCTGGTGTAATACCGAAGGACTATACCGATCAAGCCTATAAAGTAAGGGGTCGCCCGGAGGGACTACCGACATTGGAATCCCTGTCAACTCAGGATGTAAACATGAAGAAATGTCTCGCAGAGTCGCATTTTACATGCAAAACCACAGAAGGGATTCAAATATCAATTTACCGAGGTGATATTACGAGAGAGAAAGCTGACGTCATCGTTAATTCGGCCAATCATGAACTACGTCATGAACGTGGTGTAGCTTTGGCATTGTTGCAAGCTGCAGGTTCTCAGATGCAGAGAGACTGTGATGACTACGTCAGAAGGCACGGTCTGTTATCGGTGTGCCAAGTGTGTTGTACATCTCCGGGTCGGTTGAATTGTAAGCACATTATGCATGTAGTTGGACCAGTATGGGAGGTGAGAGATTCAACTCTCTGTGCCAATCAACTTTCACGTACAATATGGAATATGCTTCGTGAAGCCAATCATAAACAGGCATCGTCTCTTGTGACCCCTATGATCTGTTCAG GAATCCATGGTGTACCACTAGAGATATGTGCTACAGTTTTCCGTAAGACTTTGGATAAATTTTCTACAGAATACGGAATGTCAATGTGGTTACGTCACATTAAGATAGTTAATGATGATCCAGCGGCAGTGACAGGTTTTATTGTTCACTTCGTGGAAAAGAGCAGTAGAGATGTTGGTGGAACAGTTGCTGGGTCATCGTCAAACAGAGACTGGTCTAGCACTCGCCCGAGTAAACCTCCTTGTTCCAAACCAAATGTTGGATCCGGTGGCTCTGGCGCATACGACACGGGAAACATGAGATCAAAACAAAGCTTTGACCTGTCAGGTGCTGCGTCTTCCGCTGCATCCGTGTCTTCTAGATCTACAAGTACGTCTACACAATCAATATCCCCGTCATTAACAACTCAAGATATAGCATCATCGTCTGGCAGGGGAGATTGTCAAATCTGTACCAACAGTGGAGTTTCTCTCAAATCCATGAAGTGCTGTAAAAACACTATTTGTACAACCTGCTTTGATCACCATTTTGGAAACGATGGCAAGTGTCCGTTCTGTACACTAGTGGTGTTTTTGATGAAGGGGAACCAACCATTTGGTAAGATGGATATCTACACAGATAAACACGATAGTCTCGAAGGATATGAAGGGAAAGGCGTCATCACGATAACGTATAATTTCTCTGATGGTACTCAGGGG AAAAATCACCCAAATCCTGGCAAGCGATATTCTGGTACTACAAGGCGTGCTTATCTACCAGCAAATTCAGAGGGTCAATCAGTCCTGAAACTCCTGAAGAGAGCTTTTGATATGGGTTTGCTATTCACAATTGGTAAATCTGTCACCACTGGTCAGGACAACTGTGTGGTGTGGAATGATGTACATCACAAAACAAGCAAAACTGGGGGACCAGCAAG ATATGGTTATCCAGACCCTACCTACCTTCGTCGAGTTAAGGAAGAGTTGGCAGCCAAGGGCATCAAGTGA